A single region of the Plasmodium chabaudi chabaudi strain AS genome assembly, chromosome: 3 genome encodes:
- a CDS encoding ERCC1 nucleotide excision repair protein, putative, translating to METGIEEKQKLYHDPNSDQYLIISPRQKLNPVLKKINRVQYKFNEIVPDFLIGKNNACLFISMKYHRLRPNYLKARIETLTNKYNNRLLLCLVDIDNIENPLGEINQLAFCNNMTLILCWTNDECARVIEDFKIFEKNISYIKNNKKFSNNEEKIHELLKKIRCINSTDCFTITNKLKNFSSIVKAKKEDLINCSGLGNKKIQALLSTFSDPFF from the coding sequence ATGGAAACAGGGATtgaagaaaaacaaaaattataccaTGACCCCAATTCAGATCAGTACTTAATTATATCCCCAagacaaaaattaaatccagttttaaaaaaaataaatagagtacaatataaatttaacgAAATAGTACctgattttttaattggaaaaaataacgcatgcttatttatatcaatgAAATATCATCGCCTAAGaccaaattatttaaaagcaAGAATCGAAACATTaactaataaatataataatcgATTATTACTATGCTTAGTAGATATAGACAATATAGAAAACCCATTGGGTGAAATAAATCAACTAGCTTTTTGTAATAACATGACACTCATATTATGTTGGACTAATGATGAATGTGCAAGAGTTATAGAagattttaaaatttttgaaaaaaatatatcatatattaaaaataataaaaaattttccaataatgaagaaaaaatacatgaacttttaaaaaaaatacgttGTATTAATTCTACAGATTGTTTTACtattacaaataaattaaaaaatttttcaaGTATTGTTAAGGCAAAAAAAGAGGATCTCATTAATTGTTCAGGGTTaggaaacaaaaaaatacaagcCCTTTTATCTACCTTTTCAGATCCGTTTTTTTAG